A section of the Festucalex cinctus isolate MCC-2025b chromosome 7, RoL_Fcin_1.0, whole genome shotgun sequence genome encodes:
- the LOC144022102 gene encoding glucocorticoid modulatory element-binding protein 1-like isoform X2 has product MMEKEEEGGASGNNHKAQVILHLQPILHGGNYDIADTSSTVLAIETQHDDSKSEGEIVEYGYPITCGESRAVLLFKKFVCPGINVRCVKFNDQLISPKQFVHLAGKATLKDWKRAIRLGGVMLRKMMDSGQIDFYQHDTVCSNTCRSTKFDMLINNSQLPLGTSVPPNPSCLALESLGGQAPPLTGESLHDATDLEEALEDRFGGEWSSAHLATANGHAKRKRSDTPDGMLSLWQGVAECGLMGEVLSGLQAHLLATLKGVEVRSEKAELQETDAIILNSLCEMFGLLDSVKQALEQRRSQKEEDDDNGVYELEEMSKERRKQACVKNTSYKHAPPKHLRPQRQQPSNSQMSATLSSTVIQPLSLTGLPEPPYAHPNVNPQHASHFATASGPRGGAVRREERTRALCESSKQARAHRAGPELKLEMQQGLGQRACKLPPPSGSEERVEGESLHGFEKVALGRKGLKNLKTK; this is encoded by the exons ATGATGGAGAAGGAAGAGGAGGGAGGGGCCAGTGGCAACAACCATAAGGCTCAAGTCATCCTGCACCTGCAGCCCATCCTGCACGG GGGAAATTATGACATTGCAGATACAAGCAGCACAGTCTTGGCCATTGAGACTCAACATG aTGACAGTAAATCAGAGGGCGAGATTGTCGAGTATGGCTATCCAATCACTTGCGGAGAAAGTCGAGCTGTTTTACTCTTCAAAAAGTTTGTGTGTCCCGGAATCAACGTTCGATGCGTTAAA TTTAATGACCAGCTTATCAGTCCTAAGCAGTTTGTACACCTGGCAGGCAAAGCCACCCTGAAGGATTGGAAAAGGGCCATCAGACTCGGCGGGGTTATGCTcag AAAAATGATGGACTCCGGCCAGATAGACTTCTACCAGCATGACACGGTGTGCAGCAACACATGCCGCAGCACTAAATTTGACATGCTGATCAACAACTCGCAGCTTCCTCTGGGGACGTCCGTGCCGCCCAACCCCTCGTGTCTGGCTCTCGAGTCTCTTGGAGGGCAGGCGCCTCCCCTGACAG GAGAGTCTCTGCATGATGCAACCGACCTGGAGGAGGCCCTGGAAGATAGATTTGGTGGCGAGTGGAGCTCCGCGCACCTCGCCACAGCCAACGGACAcgcgaagaggaagaggagcgaCACACCTG ATGGCATGTTAAGCTTGTGGCAGGGTGTGGCTGAATGTGGGCTGATGGGGGAGGTCCTGTCCGGTCTTCAGGCTCACTTATTGGCAACTCTGAAAGGCGTGGAGGTTCGCAGCGAGAAGGCCGAGCTGCAGGAGACTG aCGCCATCATCTTGAATTCGCTGTGTGAGATGTTTGGGCTGCTAGACTCAGTCAAGCAAGCGCTGGAACAGCGGCGCAGCCAGAAGGAAGAGGATGACGACAATGGCGTTTATG AGCTGGAGGAGATGTCAAAAGAACGGCGGAAGCAGGCGTGTGTTAAAAACACATCCTACAAACACGCACCCCCCAAGCACCTTCGACCCCAACGTCAGCAGCCATCCAACAGCCAGATGTCGGCAACCCTCAGCAGCACCGTCATCCAGCCGCTCTCGCTCACGGGCTTACCCGAGCCGCCGTACGCTCATCCCAACGTCAACCCTCAGCACGCCAGCCACTTCGCCACAGCGAGCGGGCCACGAGGGGGCGCCGTGAGGAGGGAGGAGCGGACGCGGGCGCTCTGCGAGTCGAGCAAACAGGCGAGGGCCCACAGGGCGGGACCGGAACTTAAGTTGGAGATGCAGCAGGGTCTTGGACAAAGGGCGTGCAAGCTTCCGCCTCCGTCAGGAAGCGAAGAGCGAGTCGAGGGAGAGAGCTTGCACGGCTTTGAAAAGGTGGCGCTGGGGAGAAAGGGGTTAAAAAATCTGAAGACGAAATAA
- the LOC144022102 gene encoding glucocorticoid modulatory element-binding protein 1-like isoform X1: MLLRQRLPSVRGAWTRHGACSPSSLARRRMRRTAARFNNGDLMMEKEEEGGASGNNHKAQVILHLQPILHGGNYDIADTSSTVLAIETQHDDSKSEGEIVEYGYPITCGESRAVLLFKKFVCPGINVRCVKFNDQLISPKQFVHLAGKATLKDWKRAIRLGGVMLRKMMDSGQIDFYQHDTVCSNTCRSTKFDMLINNSQLPLGTSVPPNPSCLALESLGGQAPPLTGESLHDATDLEEALEDRFGGEWSSAHLATANGHAKRKRSDTPDGMLSLWQGVAECGLMGEVLSGLQAHLLATLKGVEVRSEKAELQETDAIILNSLCEMFGLLDSVKQALEQRRSQKEEDDDNGVYELEEMSKERRKQACVKNTSYKHAPPKHLRPQRQQPSNSQMSATLSSTVIQPLSLTGLPEPPYAHPNVNPQHASHFATASGPRGGAVRREERTRALCESSKQARAHRAGPELKLEMQQGLGQRACKLPPPSGSEERVEGESLHGFEKVALGRKGLKNLKTK; encoded by the exons ATGCTTCTCAGGCAAAGGCTGCCTTCAGTGCGGGGAGCGTGGACGCGTCACGGCGCATGCTCTCCTTCCTCTCTGGCCCGGCGGAGGATGAGGAGAACGGCGGCCCGCTTTAACAACG GGGATCTCATGATGGAGAAGGAAGAGGAGGGAGGGGCCAGTGGCAACAACCATAAGGCTCAAGTCATCCTGCACCTGCAGCCCATCCTGCACGG GGGAAATTATGACATTGCAGATACAAGCAGCACAGTCTTGGCCATTGAGACTCAACATG aTGACAGTAAATCAGAGGGCGAGATTGTCGAGTATGGCTATCCAATCACTTGCGGAGAAAGTCGAGCTGTTTTACTCTTCAAAAAGTTTGTGTGTCCCGGAATCAACGTTCGATGCGTTAAA TTTAATGACCAGCTTATCAGTCCTAAGCAGTTTGTACACCTGGCAGGCAAAGCCACCCTGAAGGATTGGAAAAGGGCCATCAGACTCGGCGGGGTTATGCTcag AAAAATGATGGACTCCGGCCAGATAGACTTCTACCAGCATGACACGGTGTGCAGCAACACATGCCGCAGCACTAAATTTGACATGCTGATCAACAACTCGCAGCTTCCTCTGGGGACGTCCGTGCCGCCCAACCCCTCGTGTCTGGCTCTCGAGTCTCTTGGAGGGCAGGCGCCTCCCCTGACAG GAGAGTCTCTGCATGATGCAACCGACCTGGAGGAGGCCCTGGAAGATAGATTTGGTGGCGAGTGGAGCTCCGCGCACCTCGCCACAGCCAACGGACAcgcgaagaggaagaggagcgaCACACCTG ATGGCATGTTAAGCTTGTGGCAGGGTGTGGCTGAATGTGGGCTGATGGGGGAGGTCCTGTCCGGTCTTCAGGCTCACTTATTGGCAACTCTGAAAGGCGTGGAGGTTCGCAGCGAGAAGGCCGAGCTGCAGGAGACTG aCGCCATCATCTTGAATTCGCTGTGTGAGATGTTTGGGCTGCTAGACTCAGTCAAGCAAGCGCTGGAACAGCGGCGCAGCCAGAAGGAAGAGGATGACGACAATGGCGTTTATG AGCTGGAGGAGATGTCAAAAGAACGGCGGAAGCAGGCGTGTGTTAAAAACACATCCTACAAACACGCACCCCCCAAGCACCTTCGACCCCAACGTCAGCAGCCATCCAACAGCCAGATGTCGGCAACCCTCAGCAGCACCGTCATCCAGCCGCTCTCGCTCACGGGCTTACCCGAGCCGCCGTACGCTCATCCCAACGTCAACCCTCAGCACGCCAGCCACTTCGCCACAGCGAGCGGGCCACGAGGGGGCGCCGTGAGGAGGGAGGAGCGGACGCGGGCGCTCTGCGAGTCGAGCAAACAGGCGAGGGCCCACAGGGCGGGACCGGAACTTAAGTTGGAGATGCAGCAGGGTCTTGGACAAAGGGCGTGCAAGCTTCCGCCTCCGTCAGGAAGCGAAGAGCGAGTCGAGGGAGAGAGCTTGCACGGCTTTGAAAAGGTGGCGCTGGGGAGAAAGGGGTTAAAAAATCTGAAGACGAAATAA